In Dethiosulfovibrio faecalis, one genomic interval encodes:
- the rpsJ gene encoding 30S ribosomal protein S10 has translation MSKKIRIRLKAFDHKVLDTSAAQIAETADRSGARVSGPIPLPTEINKFCILKSPHVDKDAREQFEMRTHKRLIDIIDPNQKTMDALMQLNLPSGVDIQIKL, from the coding sequence GTGTCCAAGAAGATCCGCATCCGTCTGAAGGCCTTCGATCACAAGGTCCTCGACACGTCTGCCGCTCAGATAGCCGAGACGGCGGATAGAAGCGGGGCAAGGGTCTCCGGCCCGATCCCCCTTCCCACGGAGATCAATAAGTTCTGTATCCTCAAGTCCCCCCACGTGGACAAGGACGCGAGAGAACAGTTTGAGATGAGAACCCATAAGAGGCTGATCGACATCATCGATCCCAACCAGAAGACGATGGACGCCCTTATGCAGCTGAATCTTCCCTCTGGAGTAGATATTCAGATCAAGCTTTAG